The Blastopirellula sediminis sequence CGCTGAAAGACAATTCGCTATTTCGAAATAGACTCCTTCCCGACATCAAACAAGGAGACGTTTTTCCTGCTATGCGAAAGAGAAAAATCGATTTCTATTTTCGCGGACGCAAGTTGTGCTCATTTGACGGAGGAGAATTCAGGGCGAATATTGCATATCTGGCTGCCTTTGAGGATCGCCCGAAGGGCGAAATCAAAGAGGAAGAATTCAGGAATCTACGGGTCTGTAGTTCATTTGAAAGCGGCTATCCACAAATCAAGAAGAACATAGAGCTGCACGAACAACCAGAATCTGGTGGTGTGTTTAGCCTGTGCAGAGCGCATTCACTATTTAACGACAGCTATTCGGGGCCTGTGGGGGTACTGGACGTAGAGCTGTCCATAGAGGCCCTCGACAACACCAGAAGCCAAGATCGTATCGATTTAGTCCTATTTCACGGTGAGCAAAAGGAACTTCGCTTCTTTGAGGTGAAGACGTTCAGGAACAAAGAAATATGGCCCAATGAGGACAATGACGTAGATGTAGATCGACAAATAGGTCGTTATCGCGATCAACTAACTAAGCGGAAGAGTGAATTGCTTGAAGGATATCAGGAATACGTCAGCCGAATGAGTTTCCTTCTTGACGTCGCGCTACCGACGCCCGGCTCTCTCGATCTTGAACCTGATTTGCTGCTCATAGATTTTGATGGAGAACAACAGAAGACGATTAATGAGATCCTTTTGCCAGCGTTTAAGAATAGGTTTAGGTGTTGCTTGATCGGTGATCCCAAGCGTGCCACAGCGGCAACTCTCGAAAAGTGGTGGAAGAATCGTGCTACCTAAGTCAACTGATTTGCTTGGTCACACCGATCGCGATCGCCGCATCCGCCAAGCCGATCGCCTTGCGCGCATTCTCTCGGTCCTACGCCTTATTCAAACCCGAGGCCAATGGAACGCCAAGGCGATCGCGCAAGAGCTGGAGGTCGCCGAGCGGACGATTTATCGAGATCTGCAAGCTCTTGAGTTTGCCGGCGTTCCTTGGTTCTATGACGCGGACGCGCAAAGTTATCGTGTCCGTTCCGACTATCATTTTCCCGTGCCGAACCTGACCGAGGAGGAGATCATCGGTCAGGCCGTTGCGACGATCCTTTCGGAGACGACGGGGCTGGGCGTCGTCGGCAAGGCAAGCTCCGCGACGCAGAAAATAGCGGCCACGGCGAGCGAGGAAGTTCAGCAGCTACTTACGGACGTCGGCGGCGTCATCTCCGTTTTGGGGCTTCAGTTGGCGGAGCATCGCCATTCTGAGGAATCGATCCAGGGAATTCGGCAGGCGCTGTTGCGAAAACGGCAGTTGAAAGGGCGCTATGTTAGTCCCTACGAAAGTTCGGCCGTAGAACTGGCGCTTGATCCGATTCGATTGTGCCTGGTGAAAAACGCATGGTATTTGATCGGCCGGCCGGTGGAATCCGAGGAGCTGCGAACCTATCGAGTCGCCCGATTTGAGAGCGTCGAAGTCATGGACGCGGCAGCGAATATTCCCACGGACTTCGATCTAAAAGCCTACTTCGGAAATGCGTGGGCCGTTTACCGCGGTTCGCAGGCCTACAAAGTCGCCGTTCGTTTTCTGCCTGAGGCGGCGCGAATCGTTACGGAAACCAACTGGCATCACACCCAAAAGGTCATCCCTCAGGAAGACGAAAGCGTCCTGCTGACATTTCAGGTGGATGGTCTGCAAGAAATCTGCAGCTGGCTTCTCGGCTGGACGGGACGCGTCGAAGTTATTGAGCCGCCAGAGCTTCGAACCATGCTGCTGGATCGATCAAAAGCGGGAATGGAACTAAATCAGGAAAACGTTTCCGTCCACTGACCCGCGCATGTCAGTGACGTTTTCTAATATTTATAGGTAGCCCGCGGAGAGACGCAGGCCCGGCTGTCGGGCAGCGAGTCGGCGACATTCACGCCCAAAAGGCGAACGGTGAATCGCGCCGACGTTGAGCGTCGAAACCTTCTATGCTCTCCGCGGGCTTTTTCCCCTTTTAGTAGAGTTAAAAATTGAGGAACCACAGCCGTACCAGAGTCAATCGACGGTCGTTTCTCGGGTTCGCGGCTTCGGCCGCTACCTTTGCCGTTTCTCCACTGAGTTGGAATTCGCAGCAAGCGGCGTTGCAACGGCGCCTGCAAAAGTTCACGTCGTTTGACGAACAAGTGGCGACGATCGGCGCCAACAAAACCCTGCAGGCCCTGCGAAATGGTCTCTTTCCGATCAATCACAAGCGGTTCGTCGTGTGGCTGAATCCGAAGCCGCCGGCGACCAAGCGACTTCCGTGGGATGGACTCTGCATCGATCCCCAAGAGATCTGGAGAAAGCCGCCGACCTCGGTGACTTGCCGCTTCGCCTCGTTCGTGGCGAAGCCTCCAGCCAGAACATTCCATCGCTGGTGGCTGTTCGCCGTTCCGGACGACGCCGGCACGCATTTCAAACTGAAGGTCTATTACAACTGCTCGGACTCGTCGCTGGAGCACGGGAGTCTGGCCCTGCCGTTGATCGGAGATCTTGCGGCGCGCCTGGGAAATCTGCGGAGCAATCTCCCTTGCCCGGTATTTGAGTCGGAGGAACTGCTCCGCACGGTGAATCGAGAAATCATCGAAACGATGTTGAATCGAGAATAACTCGGCGTCCTGTTCCTGGCGTTCTCCATTGGGGAGAGCCAGGAAATGCACTTCTTTCAATCAACCAGGGAGCATCGCCGCGCACTTTGAATTCGAAAACCGCACCAGCGTCCGAGGAAAGCCGGGAAGGGCCGTTCACAGGTCCCTACTATTGGATTCCCTTGCCAGATGGGGACTGGGAATTGGTTGCATTCGCCGAAGATGCGTCCGGCCGTGAGATTGGTCATGTTCATATCTGGCCGGACGTCCTCCGCGTGATTGGGCGGAAATGGGGCATGGAGCCCGAGAAACTCGTTCGTCGAATGGGTGACAATCCCTATGCCCTTCCTCGAGGCCGCGTGGTCAGTCAGGAAAAACGCCGATGGGGAATTGCTCATGGCGCAGACACGCCGCCAGGGATGACCCTGGATGCCGTCCTGCGTCGTTTTCATCTTCCGCCAGGCAAGACCACGTTTTTTTTCGATGAACACGAGGTGATGATTGGGGAGCACTTACGCTTGCTGGAGAACGACTTGAAAATCAAGCTGAATCTCAAGGCTCCGCCGACGCCGGACTTCGACGACGACTGATTTCTTTCTGAGGCGGAAATTGAGTCTTGGACATTGCGGCAGTTGCGATCTTGGGGCGTCCTGGTTCAATCTTTTTGTGGTCAGATTTTTCGAGGAATTACTTGCTTGTGGGCGGATGGCGCCCCCCCTATAATCTTCCCGAATCTACGAACGCGTCCTACGTGTCACAGCAACGGGAAATACGAATGGCATCCGCTGAGCAGCAAGAGAATCACGACGAAGAAGAAGGCGGCGATTGGATCGGATTGGGAGTCGCCATTGCGGCGGTCGCTGCATTAGGCGCGTTTTGGCTAATGTCGTGGCAGTTGGCGTTTCTCTTGACCTCCGTCGTGGTGATCTCGATCGTCATTTGGCAGGCCTGCGACCCGTTCGCGGATGCGGCTCAGTGGATTGGAACGACGTTGGGGATTCCGGGTTCGGTTCGCGGGGCGACGCTGGATGCGATTTCCAGTTCGTTGCCGGAGCTATTTAGCGGCATCTTTTTCGTGGTGATCGCGATCAGCGCGGTTCAGGGAAACGACCCTGCCGCCATCGAAGCGGCCGGCGCCGAAGGTTTTGGTTCGACAATCGCCACCTGCGCCGGCAGCGCGGTCTACAACATGATCCTGATCCCGGCGATTGTGACCATGACGATCGCCTTTTATCGCCGCACTCGGCCGACCATCGATGTGGAAGACGAAGTTTTGGCCCGCGACGGCATCTGGTTCCTGCTGTGCGAACTGGCGCTGCTGGTCTTCCTCTTCCAGAACAAAATGTATTGGTGGATGGGGTTGGTGCTGATGGGGATGTACGTCGTCTACATTTGCCAGCTGTATCGAGATACGATCGTTTATCGCAAGCGTTTGCACGCCCTGAAAGAGTATTTCACCGCCAAGGGATTAGATACGCCGACCCCGACGGTCATCTCGGAACTCGCCGCTCAGAACGTGAAGGTGCACTACCTGTTGGTCGACAAGATCCGGGAGGAAATCAAAGAAGGGAGCTTTGATGAAAACGAGGACGAGGACGAAGAGGAAGCTCCGGAAGGCGCCGGCGCGTTGTTTGGATTTGTCGAGATTCCGCTGAGTCATGTCACCGCTTGGTTGATTATCCTGGTGAGCACGGTGGTCGCCGTCGTCGCATGTTACTTTTTGGTGGAATCGACCCGCCATACCGCCGTCGCATTGAACGTTCCGACCTTCTTCGTGGCGGTGATTCTCGCCGCAGCGGCCTCCAGCGTGCCCGATACGTTTTTGTCGATTGGATCGGCGATGCGCGGCGACGACTCCGGGGCGGTCTCCAACGCGTTTGGGTCGAACATCTTCGACATTTGCATCTGCCTTTCGGTTCCGCTTCTGGTGAATTCGTACCTGGTGAACTGGGGGCCGGTGTCGCTCACGCAGGATGGCGAACCAATTGCCGGTTTGGTCGGTTTACGTATCAGTCTCTTCGTCTTGACCGGCGTCACGTTGGCCATCATGTGGCACAATCGACAGCTGACTTTCCGCAAGTCGTTGGTGCTTTGCGGACTGTACGGGTTGTTTATTGCGTACGCCGTGCTCGGTTCGCTGGGGATGCTGGAAGCGATCGGCCTCTAAGCGAGTTTTCTCCGTAGGAGCGGCCATGCCAGAGTGGAGCATGCCAGTCTCGGCGGGCTGGAAATTACGCGTCACTACCGGCACGTCCGCCGGGAAAGAATACGATCTGTCGCCTGGCTCCTACCTGCTCGGTAGCGGGCCAATGGCGACGATTCGTATTCCTGACGCGAGTATCGCCGAGCGGCATGTCGAGTTGGACGTGCAGCCGACCCAGGTCGTCGTCAGCGACCGTTCCGGCCGAACCGGCGGCGTCCTGGTGAATGGGAAACCGGAAGTCTGGTATCAAGCCGGGCCGGGAGACGAAGTTGCCATCGGCATCTTCCGGTTTCAGCTGGTCAACGCCGGACTAGCGGCCGCCAAACCGGCGGCAGCGAACGACTGGCTCGATAACCAGGTCGATTCCGCCTCCCAGCGGCTCAAGAAGCTGCAGCCGCATTGGCAAGTCGCCCTCGTCTCAGGTTCACTGGCGACGTTGTTGCTCATTCTGTTGGCCGCGACGTCGAATCCCATTATCGCGCCGATCACCGTGTTGGCGGCCAGTCTCGTCGCTCCGGCGACGATCATGACCTATCTGGTCGAGAAATACGACAAGACGGGGATCTCGCTGCGGACCTTGGCGCTCACCTTTTTGTTCGGCGGCGCCATTGGATTTGCGGTCACGATCATCGCCGGTTCGCTGGCGGGAGCGTTCTTAGGGGGACTGCTTTTGATTCCCGTTTTCGCCGGCGTCTTGGAAGAGCCGGCCAAGTTAATCGCGACCGCTTGGCGCTGGCGGCACCCGGTCTACGATCGTCCGATGGATGGTCTGATTCTGGGGGCGATGAGCGGGTTCGGCTTCGCCGTCTTTGAGACCGCGGGCTACTTTCTGACGATCATGATGCTCGAAGGAGTCGGCCAAGGAATCATGGTGGTGATCATTCGCAGCATCAGCGCGCCATTCACGCATGGCGTCTGGTCCGCCATCGTTTGCGCGGCGTTTTGGCAATCAGGGCGAAAGTTGAAGACGGCGATCTTCGACCGGCGATTTCAGATCGCGATGGGAACCGCCGTCGGCTTGCACGCGATGTGGAATCTGGGGGCGAGCGTCGGCGCGATTGGGATCTTGTTTTGCCTTGGTTCTGCGACGCTGAGTTGGCGAGCCTTCCGCTCGCGGCTCAAAAACAATGGCTATATGACGTAGTCGCCGCTACGAAGGAAGCGAATTCTTTCCGGTCGCAAGCGTTGCCGCCGAGGAGCGCGTTAGCTAAACGCGCCCCCTAAACCCGACTTCTTTTCTCGCTTGGACGAAGTCGAGTCGCTGGAACTCGCGTCTGTCCCATCTCCGTTTGCCGGGGCATTCGGAACGACTGGCGTGGAGACTGGATCGGAGCCCGACTGTTTTGGCGGTGGTGGCGGTACGACGCTGCTCTCCGGCTGCTTGGGAGGAGATGGCGGCACAACGCTGCTTCCCGGCGACTTCGGTGGAGGTGGCGGAACGACGCTGCTCTCTGGCGGCTTGGGGGGAGATGGCGGTACGACGCTGCTCCCGGGCGACTTCGGTGGAGGTGGCGGTACGACGCTACTAACCGGCGGCTTGGGCGGTGGCGGAGGGACGACGCTATTGGGCGAAACGCCTGAGGGCTGGGGGCTCTCGGATGATTCGCCCGTGCCGAAGAGACTGGAGCCCATGCCAGGGCGGCGCCGCTGCGATTGAACGGGAGCGCTCGACGGGACGTCGGCGTCGTCATCGCTTGGGGCCGGCTTCGTTGGGGCTGCTGGCGGCGATGGGGCGAAGACGTTTGGTGGCGGAGCGGTTGGAGC is a genomic window containing:
- a CDS encoding helix-turn-helix transcriptional regulator, whose amino-acid sequence is MLPKSTDLLGHTDRDRRIRQADRLARILSVLRLIQTRGQWNAKAIAQELEVAERTIYRDLQALEFAGVPWFYDADAQSYRVRSDYHFPVPNLTEEEIIGQAVATILSETTGLGVVGKASSATQKIAATASEEVQQLLTDVGGVISVLGLQLAEHRHSEESIQGIRQALLRKRQLKGRYVSPYESSAVELALDPIRLCLVKNAWYLIGRPVESEELRTYRVARFESVEVMDAAANIPTDFDLKAYFGNAWAVYRGSQAYKVAVRFLPEAARIVTETNWHHTQKVIPQEDESVLLTFQVDGLQEICSWLLGWTGRVEVIEPPELRTMLLDRSKAGMELNQENVSVH
- a CDS encoding sodium:calcium antiporter — its product is MASAEQQENHDEEEGGDWIGLGVAIAAVAALGAFWLMSWQLAFLLTSVVVISIVIWQACDPFADAAQWIGTTLGIPGSVRGATLDAISSSLPELFSGIFFVVIAISAVQGNDPAAIEAAGAEGFGSTIATCAGSAVYNMILIPAIVTMTIAFYRRTRPTIDVEDEVLARDGIWFLLCELALLVFLFQNKMYWWMGLVLMGMYVVYICQLYRDTIVYRKRLHALKEYFTAKGLDTPTPTVISELAAQNVKVHYLLVDKIREEIKEGSFDENEDEDEEEAPEGAGALFGFVEIPLSHVTAWLIILVSTVVAVVACYFLVESTRHTAVALNVPTFFVAVILAAAASSVPDTFLSIGSAMRGDDSGAVSNAFGSNIFDICICLSVPLLVNSYLVNWGPVSLTQDGEPIAGLVGLRISLFVLTGVTLAIMWHNRQLTFRKSLVLCGLYGLFIAYAVLGSLGMLEAIGL
- a CDS encoding PrsW family glutamic-type intramembrane protease — translated: MPVSAGWKLRVTTGTSAGKEYDLSPGSYLLGSGPMATIRIPDASIAERHVELDVQPTQVVVSDRSGRTGGVLVNGKPEVWYQAGPGDEVAIGIFRFQLVNAGLAAAKPAAANDWLDNQVDSASQRLKKLQPHWQVALVSGSLATLLLILLAATSNPIIAPITVLAASLVAPATIMTYLVEKYDKTGISLRTLALTFLFGGAIGFAVTIIAGSLAGAFLGGLLLIPVFAGVLEEPAKLIATAWRWRHPVYDRPMDGLILGAMSGFGFAVFETAGYFLTIMMLEGVGQGIMVVIIRSISAPFTHGVWSAIVCAAFWQSGRKLKTAIFDRRFQIAMGTAVGLHAMWNLGASVGAIGILFCLGSATLSWRAFRSRLKNNGYMT